The Halobellus sp. MBLA0158 genome has a window encoding:
- a CDS encoding NUDIX hydrolase, with the protein MTEAAERDAEAEADEQDDHLEATISQRGVLFSARDRILIVRRSTDGGWELPGGRLGPYEDAPVGVHREIVEETGLDVHVGRPVHTASWRNDVDRGRFAVYYRCIVPAALDVASSDPVSLSDEHMDHTWLPPEAAADRLSNVQSEAVAAALEVHDG; encoded by the coding sequence GTGACCGAAGCGGCGGAGCGCGACGCGGAGGCCGAAGCCGACGAGCAGGACGACCACCTCGAGGCGACGATCAGCCAGCGCGGCGTCCTCTTTTCGGCTCGGGACCGCATCCTGATTGTCCGCCGGAGCACCGACGGCGGCTGGGAGCTGCCCGGCGGCCGGCTCGGCCCCTACGAGGACGCGCCCGTCGGCGTCCACCGCGAGATCGTCGAGGAGACCGGTCTGGACGTCCACGTCGGCCGGCCGGTCCACACGGCGTCGTGGCGCAACGACGTCGATCGGGGGCGGTTCGCGGTCTACTACCGGTGCATCGTCCCCGCGGCGCTCGACGTCGCGAGCAGCGATCCCGTCTCGCTCAGCGACGAGCATATGGACCACACCTGGCTGCCGCCGGAGGCGGCCGCAGACCGGCTGAGCAACGTCCAGAGCGAGGCCGTCGCGGCCGCGCTGGAGGTCCACGATGGGTGA